GACGGCATCTACGCGGCGGGGAGGCTGGTGGAAATCGTGAGCCGCTTGGATCATCCGCTGGATGAGGAACTGGCCGATCTGCCGCCGACGTTCAATACTCCCGAAATCCGCGTGGACTGCCCGGATGAAGTGAAGTTCGGTTTGGTGGACAAGGTCAAGGCCGCGTTCAAGAAGAAAGGCTATGAGACGATTGATCTGGACGGCGTGCGCGTGAAATTCGACGGCGGTTGGGGACTGGTGCGAGCTTCCAATACCCAGCCGACCCTGGTGCTGCGGTTCGAGTCCATATCGGAAGTTGGCTTGTCGAAGATCGAATCCGAATTTCGCGAGGTCCTGAAGGCCGAGGGCGGGTTCACGTTCGAGGTCTCGACCGGGCATTAGCCCACCAATCAGGTAGACGGCCTCTCCGCAGATTTAGAAGGTGTGCAGGAATCACACATCTGAATCCATATGTCGGCCTCTCCGAAGCCGAACAAGCATGTCCATCACGCTGTTTTTATTTGCAGATAGATGGGAGCATGGGAAGATGGACACAAGGAAACCGGTTAGACCGGCACCGAGGCATGCAGCGTGCAAGGCGGCAAATAGGACTTGATAACGTCTTGTCTGGATGATATTTTATACTGAATACTTAGATCGGGAAGGACGGCTCTGGCCGAGCACAAAGGAGGACCCATGAAGTATCGCACCTTGGCTTTGTTGACACTTTTCGCGGTTGTCATGCTCGCGGTATGCCCGACCGAGGCCGCCCAGCGGACGGTAGTTTGCGAAGCGTTCACGCAGTGGAACTGTGGCCCCTGCGCGGGATGGAATCCCACCGAATTGCGGGTTCTGGAGGCGATGACCCGCGACACCGTGATATCCATTAAATACCACGTATCCTGGCCCGCTCCAAACAATGACATCTTTTATCTGTGGAATACTACTGAGGTAGATGCTCGAAGGAACTACTACGGTGTTTCATCAGTTCCGGTAGGCTACGTTGACGGCGTACTGACCATTACCCGTTCGGAGTCGGGATTCCGCAATCAGGTACGGAGCCGGGCAAATATCCCGGCGCCCTGCGAGATTGAACTCGCTGCGCAGGTTGAAGGACCGACCTCAGTATCTTTCTCGGGCACAGTATTCGCCTCCGACAGCTCGATTGTCAATAAGCGGCTGTTCGTGGCTCTGATCACGGATCGCGTGGAATATGCCAGTTCTCCGGGTTTGAACGGCGAAGTTTTATTCTATGATATTTTCCGCGACCTCTGGCCGAGTACCAATGGCCAGACGATCTCAATAGCCTTCGGCGCTTCCTACGAGTTTTCCGGAACGCTGAACAAAGATGCCACGTGGCCGAATAGTGGCATGTCCATCGTGTGCTGGATTCAGGATAACAGCTCCAAATGGACCCATCAGGGCGCGTGGGCACCGGTATTGAATCTCTGGCAGGTGAACACATCTTCGGGAGATCCCCGTCAACTCGTAGCCGACGTGAATGCCGAGACGACGTATTCCATCCAGCTGACTAATGCCGGAGCCAACAACGACGTCTACACGGTGTCGTTGCCGAACGATCTGCCGGCCGGTTGGACGGCGACCATTGAAGCGACCAGTGTTCCCGCCGATCCGACCAGCATATCGGTGCCGCTCAGTTCGGAACAATCCACTGTGCTTACGCTGCGGGCGTGGCCCAACGGTCACGGCGGCAACGCGGTTCTGACGGTGGACGTGCAGTCGGACGGCAATGCGGAAACCCAGGCCGCGGAGACCTTCCGCCTGATGGCGGGTCTGGATGTGCTGTTGGTGGATGACAACGGCGGAGCGACGTGGGGGAACGTTGAGAACTACTATCTGGACGCACTGGAGGCGGTTGGCGGTGACTTTCTCTGGGGCTGGTGGGACATGACGGAAGACCAGGCGCTGGATGCGCTCGATTTGAACGGACTGGACGCGGTGATCTGGTTCACCGGGAGCAGTCCGAACAACGGCACGCTCGATTTCCTCGAACAGTATCTGCTGGAAGTGTATCTGACCAGCGGCAACGGCCGGCTGTTTCTCACCGGTCAGGGCATCGCCTGGGATCTGCGGACGTCGTCCTTCCTGAGCGAGATTCTTCACGTTTCTCACGTTCAGCCCTATGCGCAGGGTCGCGACATCCTGGGGATTGCATCGGATCCGATCGGGGACGGCTTGTCGTTCAACATCTCCCAATCGGGCGGCGCGCAGAATCAAACCCGTCAATCCTCCATCGCGGCGTATGACGAGCTGGCTCACGTCGTCCTCGATTACAGCGGTGCCGAGCACCACGCTGGGGTGGCGGCCGAGACTCCCGACTACCGGGCGGTGTTTTTCGGTTTTGGATTCGAGGCGATCAGCAGCGCGGCGGCGCGGGACACGGTGATGACGCGGGTGATGAATTGGCTGCTGGGAGCGGCGGCGGCGGATCCGCTGGCCGATCTGCCTTTGCCGACGGAGTTCGCACTGGGCCAGAATTTCCCGAATCCGTTTAATCCGCAGACCACGATTCCGTTTGCGCTTCCGGCGCGGGCGGAGTTGACGCTGCGCGTTTTCGACGTACTGGGCCGGGAAGTGGACGCGCTGGCGGCGGGCGCATTCAACGCGGGTTATCACACCCTGACGTGGGATGCCAGCCGCTTCGGCAGCGGAGTGTACTTCTATCGTTTGGACGCGCTGGCCGGGGATCGTTCATTCCAGGCCACGCGCAAGCTGATGCTTCTGAAGTAGCCTGCCGGAAGGAAGCGGGCCGCACGGGGATTCGCCCGCGCGGCCCGCTTCGGCCGGTATGTTGCATATTGGCTGCCTTCACCCGCCGGGATGAGCGGGTTTGGCGCAGATTTTTTTAAGTGGAGGGCCAACTGTGATGATGGTGCTGCGAAATAACCTCCGTAGTGGAGTGCCCGGGCTTTTCTTCATGGCGGCCGTGCTGAGCGGCCTTTTAGCGCTCCCGCCGGCCCAGGAGGCCAGAGCATGTTGGAACGTCGAATTGACGGAGTGTTTCAATCAGACTCCGCTCCGCCGCTGCTATAATGGATGGCCGTTCCAGAGTCCGGCCTTCACCAATCGCTATTGGCGGCGGATTCCGTCATCGGCGTCCCAGAATTCGTGGGGATTTCAAACCGACTTTTTTGACGATCACATGTGCGGCAACGACATGCAATCGCTGTGGTGCATGGGGTGCCCGGCTTCGAACGATCCCGAAATTGACAACTACGTACCGAATTTGGACACCTACGTGACCTGGGGTCCGTTCAGTCTGGCTCAGGCTCAGGCGGCCATGGTGAGTTTCTATCTGTATTGTCGCAGTGAGGCTGCGCAAGACTCTATTTACTGGGGAGCGGCGACCACCTATACTCTGTCGTCACTGGCCACGATGAACATCAGCGGCAGCTATTCGGGGATCATGCAGGCGGACTGGCAGCAGAAGATCATGAATCTGGACAGTCTCCGCAACGCGGCGACGGGAAATCCGGTTTCGATGCTCGGTCAGTCTACCGTCTATCTGTTCTGGAGATTCAAGGCGAACAGCAACGCCACGGTGAACAAGGGTGCGTTCATTGACAATATCACCGTGGCGTGGGACGACGGCGGGGTAGACTTGCAGGCGGGTCCGGTGGTATTGCTGGAGCCGGACAGCACCGCTCCCCGAGAGCTTGCCATTGGGGATACGGTTTTCGCCGAGTTCAATTGGCTGACGTGTGCGGGCGGGGCCGGAGTCTATCCGCCGTTCCGCGTCACGGGACTCGTGGACGACGAGGTGATTCTCGACACGGTGATTACCGAGGCCGTCGAGGGGCAAGGGCACAAGCTCTACACGGACTGGTGGATTTTAGACGAACCCGACAGTCATCTGGTGCGATTCGTGCTGGACACGCTGTCGGAAGTGGCCGAGACGAACGAGGGCAACAACATCGGGCGACTCGCCTACTACGTTCCACGGCCCAATGATCCGCCGGACTTCCTGTGGATCACCCCCAACGACAGCGGTCCGGATACGGTTGACGCCACGGCCGTTTTGCGATGGGAAGCCTATGATTCACTCGAGGAAGCCGCGTTGTGGTTCTACACGGACACCGATGCGATCGGTTGCCTCGGCCCGCTGATGGCGGGTGGAGTCCGCACCGAGCAGGACGGTCCCGATTCGCTGGTTTGGGACACGCGGTCACAGCCCCATGGGCGAGTGATTTATGTCTTCGTGCAGATCACCGACGCCGCCAACGACACGTGCATCTACGCGCCGAATCCGATTGTCATTCAGCATCTTGCGGTGGACGGGGAGCGCCGAATCGGCCCGATCCCGGAGCAATACTACCTCGAGCAGAACTATCCCAATCCGTTCAATCCGCGTACCGAGATCAAATACGGCGTGGCGGTGGGCGGACGGGTGACGGTGACGGTCTTTGACTTGCTCGGCCGGGAAGTGATGACACTGGTGGACGGCGACCATGTGCCGGGTTCTTATCTGGTGGAGTTTGACGGAACGCAGTTGAGCAGCGGGGTGTATCTCTACACGCTGACCTCTCCCGAAGGAAACCTCACGCAGAAGATGATGCTGCTGAAATAAACGGGTCGGGCGCGTCCGGCGTCCAAACCGTTTTCTTGGGACAAACAACACGCCGCGCGGCAATGGCCGCGCGGCGTTCGTATTGCAGAGGCCGGGCAACGTGGAGTTCCCCTCCAAGGCAAGGTATCAGCGGATAAAAATGAAATAGTAGGCATTGGCAATCAGCGCCAGCGCGCCGCCCACCTGAAGAACCTCCGTCACGAGTTGCCAGGTGCTGGCGCTGACGATCACCGTGTCCTCGGGCTTGAGGTCGGGGATCAGTCGCTTGTCTCCGGTCTTGAGGAACTTCCGGACGTTGACGATGAAGACCTCCCCTTGACCGTTGGGATCGGCTCGCACGACGCGGATGTCGGTGATTTTCGAGCGCGCGGTCGGCCCGCCCGCCGCCGAGAGCAACGTGATGAGATCGGTGGTGGCCGGGACAAAGTACTGGCCGGGCCGCTCGACGCGCCCCCACACATTCACACGCATAAGCAGTTCGTTGGCCGCGCCCAGATAGTACTGGTTGCCTTCCCCGACCTGTTGAATGACGGGAACATGCTGCCGGACCTGACCCTGGGGCGTGGATTCCTGAGCCAGAGCCATAAGGGGCAGGAACAGGGCGACGAACAACGATAAGAACGTGACGGCAACCGTGTAAAAAGCATTCCGTGTTTGCATCGGTCCTCCGGGGGCCGCTAATCTCGATAAATGAAGGTGGTCAACGCCGCCGAACCGGCCAGCGAATCGGCATGATCGCCGCGCTGCGTGGCGATGGCGTTCAGTTGACAGAAGTACGTGCAGTCGGGAACCAGTGGGCTGTTGGCCAGTGCGAAATCCATATCCACGAACTCATCCGATCCATAGCGTTGCACCTGCTGATACCACACGACCGAATCGGCGCCCCAATGATACGAATAGACGCGAATCAT
The genomic region above belongs to bacterium and contains:
- a CDS encoding phosphomannomutase/phosphoglucomutase, producing DGIYAAGRLVEIVSRLDHPLDEELADLPPTFNTPEIRVDCPDEVKFGLVDKVKAAFKKKGYETIDLDGVRVKFDGGWGLVRASNTQPTLVLRFESISEVGLSKIESEFREVLKAEGGFTFEVSTGH
- a CDS encoding Omp28-related outer membrane protein, which translates into the protein MKYRTLALLTLFAVVMLAVCPTEAAQRTVVCEAFTQWNCGPCAGWNPTELRVLEAMTRDTVISIKYHVSWPAPNNDIFYLWNTTEVDARRNYYGVSSVPVGYVDGVLTITRSESGFRNQVRSRANIPAPCEIELAAQVEGPTSVSFSGTVFASDSSIVNKRLFVALITDRVEYASSPGLNGEVLFYDIFRDLWPSTNGQTISIAFGASYEFSGTLNKDATWPNSGMSIVCWIQDNSSKWTHQGAWAPVLNLWQVNTSSGDPRQLVADVNAETTYSIQLTNAGANNDVYTVSLPNDLPAGWTATIEATSVPADPTSISVPLSSEQSTVLTLRAWPNGHGGNAVLTVDVQSDGNAETQAAETFRLMAGLDVLLVDDNGGATWGNVENYYLDALEAVGGDFLWGWWDMTEDQALDALDLNGLDAVIWFTGSSPNNGTLDFLEQYLLEVYLTSGNGRLFLTGQGIAWDLRTSSFLSEILHVSHVQPYAQGRDILGIASDPIGDGLSFNISQSGGAQNQTRQSSIAAYDELAHVVLDYSGAEHHAGVAAETPDYRAVFFGFGFEAISSAAARDTVMTRVMNWLLGAAAADPLADLPLPTEFALGQNFPNPFNPQTTIPFALPARAELTLRVFDVLGREVDALAAGAFNAGYHTLTWDASRFGSGVYFYRLDALAGDRSFQATRKLMLLK
- a CDS encoding T9SS type A sorting domain-containing protein, which codes for MMVLRNNLRSGVPGLFFMAAVLSGLLALPPAQEARACWNVELTECFNQTPLRRCYNGWPFQSPAFTNRYWRRIPSSASQNSWGFQTDFFDDHMCGNDMQSLWCMGCPASNDPEIDNYVPNLDTYVTWGPFSLAQAQAAMVSFYLYCRSEAAQDSIYWGAATTYTLSSLATMNISGSYSGIMQADWQQKIMNLDSLRNAATGNPVSMLGQSTVYLFWRFKANSNATVNKGAFIDNITVAWDDGGVDLQAGPVVLLEPDSTAPRELAIGDTVFAEFNWLTCAGGAGVYPPFRVTGLVDDEVILDTVITEAVEGQGHKLYTDWWILDEPDSHLVRFVLDTLSEVAETNEGNNIGRLAYYVPRPNDPPDFLWITPNDSGPDTVDATAVLRWEAYDSLEEAALWFYTDTDAIGCLGPLMAGGVRTEQDGPDSLVWDTRSQPHGRVIYVFVQITDAANDTCIYAPNPIVIQHLAVDGERRIGPIPEQYYLEQNYPNPFNPRTEIKYGVAVGGRVTVTVFDLLGREVMTLVDGDHVPGSYLVEFDGTQLSSGVYLYTLTSPEGNLTQKMMLLK
- a CDS encoding SLBB domain-containing protein, which codes for MQTRNAFYTVAVTFLSLFVALFLPLMALAQESTPQGQVRQHVPVIQQVGEGNQYYLGAANELLMRVNVWGRVERPGQYFVPATTDLITLLSAAGGPTARSKITDIRVVRADPNGQGEVFIVNVRKFLKTGDKRLIPDLKPEDTVIVSASTWQLVTEVLQVGGALALIANAYYFIFIR